Proteins from a single region of Candidatus Zixiibacteriota bacterium:
- the tmk gene encoding dTMP kinase, protein MKQASLFVTFEGIDGCGKSTHVALAHRWLVQWGYNVATLREPGTTDVAEQIRRLLLDKKMKMTPVTELLLYEAARADITARQIAPLLKRNQIVLCDRYFDSTTAYQGYGRKLDIKMVKFLHSVAVGPVRPDLTLLFDVDLATAFARRGKELDRLESEPRAFFKRVRAGFLEIARRERSRVKVIDAARPIEVVFEDVKRHLKKKLAIA, encoded by the coding sequence ATGAAACAGGCAAGCCTGTTTGTGACGTTCGAGGGGATAGATGGCTGCGGGAAATCTACTCATGTCGCCCTCGCACACCGCTGGCTGGTCCAATGGGGATACAACGTCGCAACTTTGCGCGAGCCCGGTACGACCGATGTTGCCGAGCAGATTCGCCGCCTGCTGCTGGATAAGAAGATGAAGATGACACCCGTAACGGAACTGTTGCTCTATGAGGCGGCACGTGCCGATATCACCGCGCGCCAGATCGCCCCGCTGCTCAAACGAAACCAGATCGTCCTGTGCGACCGCTACTTTGACAGCACCACCGCGTATCAAGGGTATGGCCGCAAGCTGGACATCAAGATGGTGAAATTCCTGCATTCGGTGGCCGTGGGGCCGGTGAGGCCGGATCTTACTTTGCTGTTCGATGTCGACCTGGCCACCGCGTTCGCTCGCCGCGGCAAAGAACTGGACCGGCTCGAATCGGAACCGCGCGCATTTTTCAAACGCGTCCGCGCCGGATTCCTTGAGATCGCCCGCCGCGAACGCTCCCGCGTCAAAGTGATCGATGCCGCACGACCGATAGAGGTCGTTTTCGAAGATGTCAAACGGCATCTGAAAAAGAAACTCGCCATCGCATGA
- a CDS encoding inositol-3-phosphate synthase: MGKVRVAIIGVGNCASSLVQGVEFYKKAKDDDFVPGIMHVNLGGYHIRDVEFSAAIDIDKNKVGKDLSEAIYTWPNCTYQFCKVPKSGITVQRGMTHDGLGYYLSQIIEKAPGDTVDIVKLLKDTKTDVVVNYLPVGSEEATKWYVEQILEAGCGLVNCIPVFIAREPYWQKRFKEKGLPVIGDDIKSQVGATIAHRVMTRLFCERGVKLERTSQLNVGGNTDFLNMLERSRLESKKISKTNAVTSQLPYEMPPGTVHIGPSDYVEWLSDRKWAYIRMEGTTFGNVPLNIEMKMEVWDSPNSAGVVIDAVRCCKLALDNGLSGAMIEPSAYFKKSPPVQFTDEEARRMTEEFITKYGWKHATKPEKKMRVAAKKPAPTATAKRVVRKKK; this comes from the coding sequence ATGGGTAAAGTACGCGTAGCCATCATTGGGGTGGGAAACTGCGCCTCCTCGCTCGTGCAGGGCGTGGAATTCTATAAGAAGGCCAAGGACGATGATTTCGTCCCGGGCATCATGCATGTCAATCTCGGCGGCTATCACATCCGCGACGTTGAATTCTCGGCTGCCATCGATATCGACAAAAACAAAGTGGGCAAAGACCTGTCGGAAGCCATCTATACCTGGCCGAACTGCACCTATCAGTTTTGCAAGGTCCCGAAATCAGGCATCACGGTGCAGCGTGGCATGACGCACGATGGTCTGGGCTATTATCTCTCGCAGATAATTGAAAAAGCCCCCGGCGATACGGTGGATATAGTCAAGCTCCTCAAGGACACCAAGACCGATGTCGTCGTGAATTACCTGCCGGTTGGTTCCGAGGAAGCCACCAAGTGGTACGTGGAGCAAATTCTGGAGGCCGGCTGCGGCTTGGTGAACTGTATCCCGGTGTTCATCGCGCGGGAGCCGTACTGGCAGAAGCGGTTCAAGGAGAAAGGGCTGCCGGTGATCGGTGATGATATCAAGTCTCAGGTCGGCGCCACCATCGCTCACCGTGTCATGACCCGTCTCTTCTGCGAGCGCGGCGTCAAACTGGAGCGGACCAGCCAGCTCAATGTCGGCGGCAACACCGACTTTCTCAACATGCTGGAGCGTTCACGCCTGGAGTCCAAGAAAATCTCCAAGACCAATGCCGTCACCAGCCAGTTGCCGTACGAAATGCCTCCGGGCACCGTTCACATCGGCCCCTCGGATTACGTCGAGTGGCTGTCCGACCGTAAGTGGGCCTACATTCGCATGGAAGGTACCACGTTTGGCAACGTCCCCCTGAACATCGAAATGAAAATGGAGGTCTGGGACAGTCCGAATTCTGCCGGCGTGGTCATCGATGCCGTCCGGTGCTGCAAGCTGGCATTGGACAACGGCTTATCCGGCGCCATGATCGAACCCTCGGCGTATTTCAAGAAATCACCGCCGGTGCAGTTTACCGATGAAGAAGCGCGCCGCATGACCGAAGAGTTTATCACCAAATACGGCTGGAAGCATGCCACGAAGCCCGAGAAGAAAATGCGGGTCGCCGCGAAAAAGCCGGCTCCAACTGCTACTGCCAAACGCGTGGTCAGAAAGAAAAAATAA
- a CDS encoding TetR/AcrR family transcriptional regulator yields MIDENLVVQLVRRRIITDRFRRLPPDKKNLIYQAAIRLFGTYGYDGLPVERLCVEAGISKGSFFQYFPSKSHLLEFAILVFDDYLAHWIREVRSREKAVLARDRLMHLYHAVVVNAKLFPSEKIFYLFVTNASAHAGVRIEGIDLERHFHEYVREIIDRGEKTGEIRGDVNAELSGYVVSIFFGALIGHEFSDKKARARPSGEYLVSLLFDGLKA; encoded by the coding sequence ATGATAGATGAAAACCTTGTCGTCCAGTTGGTTCGGCGGAGGATTATTACGGACCGTTTTCGACGGTTGCCACCGGACAAGAAGAACCTGATCTACCAGGCGGCGATCAGACTGTTCGGTACGTATGGCTACGATGGTCTGCCGGTGGAACGGCTTTGTGTGGAGGCGGGGATATCCAAGGGCTCGTTCTTTCAGTATTTCCCATCGAAGAGTCACCTGCTGGAGTTTGCCATTTTGGTATTCGATGATTACCTCGCGCATTGGATCCGGGAAGTAAGGAGCCGTGAAAAAGCGGTGCTGGCGCGGGACCGGCTCATGCATTTATATCACGCGGTGGTGGTGAACGCCAAGCTGTTTCCATCGGAGAAGATCTTCTATCTCTTTGTGACCAACGCCAGCGCGCACGCGGGGGTGCGGATCGAGGGTATCGATCTGGAGAGACACTTTCACGAATACGTGAGGGAGATCATTGACCGCGGAGAGAAAACCGGCGAGATTCGGGGGGATGTCAATGCCGAGCTTTCCGGTTATGTGGTCTCCATATTCTTCGGCGCACTGATCGGGCACGAATTCTCGGACAAAAAAGCAAGGGCGAGGCCATCGGGCGAATATCTGGTATCGTTGTTGTTCGACGGACTGAAGGCGTAG
- a CDS encoding carboxymuconolactone decarboxylase family protein — MSDRIQQWKHERESLNDIVLKHDDLNIKRFFGIDTAVYRDGALDAKTKEMLGLVASLVLRCDDCITYHTIRIAELGVKDKEFDEVMSIGLVVGGSITIPHLRRAYRTWEELKG, encoded by the coding sequence ATGTCTGACCGCATTCAACAATGGAAGCATGAGCGCGAATCCCTCAACGACATTGTCCTCAAACACGATGACCTTAACATCAAACGGTTCTTCGGCATCGATACGGCCGTCTACCGCGATGGCGCCCTCGACGCGAAAACCAAGGAGATGCTTGGCCTGGTGGCCTCACTGGTGCTTCGATGCGATGATTGTATCACCTACCACACGATCCGTATAGCCGAACTTGGCGTGAAGGACAAGGAGTTCGATGAGGTGATGTCGATTGGCCTGGTCGTGGGCGGCTCCATCACCATTCCGCACCTCCGCCGCGCCTATCGGACCTGGGAAGAACTGAAAGGCTGA
- a CDS encoding metallophosphoesterase, whose amino-acid sequence MHRVIQLFTKGTALSVLLCAPSFATTHFIVIGDRTGDHQPGIYEQAVAEIERLKPDFVLTVGDMIEGYTPDSMLLNQQWDEYFGVVKSLSMPIYYTPGNHDITYDAALPTYRSRVGEPYHSWDIGNMHFVSVDNSRWEKSEQLPVEQLDWLAADLQKNQNAKHMFVMFHKPFWYNSIATGKPDTLHNLFVKYGVDAVFCGHFHKYFSATYDGIMYTCIGSSGGAMDDDPTGIGYHFGWVTVDDAGIHVNPIKLGSVLPWEYTTTAELHTIDSVSQGGLVFEGSAPVSRDLRVENARVTLRVRNLKAGLTAADTLRWEIPEGWKVEPSWTPVTLNGIESQVVTALVTSPEKLYPLPKVTVNVPYKEGKPVSITRTLPIEREVICPLVSTPPVIDGQLDEPIWRDAIMGFFSPDGEPVKIESTYCFFACDRENLYLGARCIETKPDSIKAAVTMRDGGVTAEDCVGYFFQPDPQKDTVYQIYFSALGTMFDQKISRSPSGHYGGDRNWNGQYDVKTNRGDRSWWVEARIPLAQLGATATPGSRWRLNFLRKQQRLHSAANWQAPIYYDPSTYGVMVFQ is encoded by the coding sequence ATGCATAGAGTTATTCAGCTTTTCACGAAGGGAACCGCACTGTCAGTCCTCTTGTGCGCCCCCTCGTTTGCCACCACCCATTTCATCGTCATCGGCGACCGGACCGGCGACCACCAGCCCGGTATCTATGAGCAGGCAGTCGCCGAGATCGAGCGTCTGAAACCGGATTTCGTGCTCACGGTCGGCGATATGATCGAGGGGTACACGCCGGACAGCATGCTCTTGAATCAGCAGTGGGATGAGTATTTTGGGGTTGTCAAATCACTGAGCATGCCGATCTATTACACGCCCGGCAACCACGATATCACATACGATGCCGCTCTGCCCACCTACCGGAGTCGCGTCGGTGAGCCATATCATTCATGGGATATCGGCAATATGCACTTTGTCAGTGTCGACAACAGTCGTTGGGAGAAATCCGAACAACTCCCCGTTGAACAACTCGATTGGCTGGCCGCCGATCTGCAGAAAAACCAGAATGCGAAACACATGTTCGTCATGTTCCACAAGCCATTCTGGTACAACTCCATTGCCACCGGCAAGCCGGATACGCTGCACAATCTGTTTGTTAAGTACGGTGTCGATGCCGTCTTCTGCGGTCATTTCCACAAGTACTTCAGCGCCACCTACGATGGCATCATGTACACCTGCATCGGCAGCTCCGGCGGCGCGATGGATGATGACCCCACCGGCATCGGCTATCATTTCGGATGGGTGACGGTCGATGACGCCGGCATTCATGTCAATCCAATAAAGCTCGGCAGCGTCCTGCCGTGGGAATACACCACGACCGCTGAGCTGCACACAATCGACAGTGTATCGCAAGGGGGGCTGGTGTTTGAAGGTTCGGCGCCGGTCAGCCGGGATTTGAGGGTGGAGAATGCCCGCGTCACTCTGCGTGTGCGGAACCTGAAAGCAGGGTTAACGGCAGCCGATACTCTTCGCTGGGAGATTCCCGAGGGGTGGAAGGTTGAGCCGAGCTGGACGCCGGTCACGCTCAATGGGATCGAGAGTCAGGTGGTGACGGCACTGGTTACTTCACCCGAAAAGCTGTATCCGCTCCCTAAGGTCACGGTCAACGTACCGTACAAGGAAGGGAAGCCGGTGTCGATTACGAGGACGTTGCCGATCGAGCGTGAAGTAATCTGTCCGCTGGTGTCGACCCCGCCCGTGATTGACGGCCAACTCGACGAACCGATCTGGCGCGATGCCATCATGGGGTTCTTCAGTCCCGATGGCGAGCCGGTCAAAATCGAATCCACCTATTGCTTCTTTGCCTGCGATCGGGAGAATCTGTATCTGGGGGCGCGATGTATCGAAACCAAGCCGGACTCCATCAAAGCGGCGGTGACGATGCGCGATGGCGGCGTGACGGCCGAAGATTGCGTAGGGTATTTTTTCCAGCCCGATCCCCAGAAGGACACCGTTTACCAGATTTACTTCAGCGCTCTCGGAACGATGTTCGATCAGAAGATTTCGCGCAGTCCGTCCGGCCACTACGGCGGGGATCGCAACTGGAACGGCCAGTATGATGTGAAGACCAACCGAGGAGACCGATCGTGGTGGGTGGAAGCCAGAATCCCTCTGGCCCAGCTTGGTGCCACCGCCACGCCCGGCTCGCGCTGGCGTCTGAATTTTCTGCGCAAGCAGCAGCGCCTTCACAGCGCCGCCAACTGGCAGGCACCGATCTACTATGATCCGTCAACGTATGGTGTGATGGTGTTTCAATAG
- a CDS encoding CYTH domain-containing protein produces the protein MSDTPARMEIEIKLKLESFMDYLKLLGFLGQIESEEHHINGFFDTEDRKLAKAGWALRVRAENHRGVVTVKSIPTQSGLAVIRQEIEAEIGRGLAVEVLNLHHDVLQLPVMPVEFIKKEFPGIRLARLIQFENIRQKKLFKIGDYNYLLEVDKTEYSDGSLDYELEVELSDASRIETVEDHLRKLFASLGIPFEKQAESKFARALQKARIL, from the coding sequence ATGTCCGATACACCAGCCCGCATGGAGATCGAAATCAAGCTCAAGCTTGAATCGTTCATGGATTACCTCAAACTGCTCGGCTTTCTCGGGCAGATCGAAAGCGAAGAGCACCATATCAACGGCTTTTTCGACACCGAGGACCGCAAACTCGCCAAGGCCGGCTGGGCGCTTCGCGTGCGCGCCGAGAATCACCGCGGCGTGGTAACGGTAAAAAGTATCCCCACGCAGTCGGGACTCGCTGTCATCCGCCAGGAAATCGAAGCAGAGATCGGCCGCGGACTGGCGGTCGAAGTACTCAATCTGCATCACGATGTTCTCCAGTTGCCGGTGATGCCCGTGGAGTTCATCAAGAAGGAATTCCCCGGCATTCGTTTGGCGCGACTCATACAGTTCGAGAATATCCGCCAGAAGAAACTCTTCAAGATCGGCGACTACAACTATCTGCTTGAGGTCGACAAGACAGAGTACAGCGATGGCTCGCTCGATTACGAACTTGAAGTCGAGCTGAGCGATGCCAGCCGTATTGAGACCGTGGAGGATCATCTTCGCAAGCTGTTCGCATCGCTGGGGATTCCATTCGAGAAGCAGGCGGAGAGCAAATTCGCCCGCGCCCTCCAAAAGGCGAGGATATTGTAA
- a CDS encoding ABC transporter ATP-binding protein produces MTNLIEMRRVEKTYITGKVPFQALKSIDFNVEKGELIAVVGPSGSGKSTLMNIMGCLDIPSSGDYILDGRLVNTLNNNQLADVRNKRIGFVFQAFNLLPYATAYENIELPLLFARVGSRKRRERIIELLDRVGLGNKLNNKPTEMSGGEMQRVAIARALANEPDILLADEPTGNLDSKSGGDIVKLFLDLWRAGKTIIIITHDQNIARQTSRIVRLKDGSIDTNGNGTGK; encoded by the coding sequence ATGACAAACCTCATCGAAATGCGGCGGGTCGAGAAGACCTATATCACCGGCAAAGTACCGTTCCAGGCTCTTAAATCAATCGACTTCAATGTCGAAAAAGGGGAACTGATCGCGGTTGTGGGCCCTTCCGGCTCCGGCAAATCAACTCTCATGAATATCATGGGCTGTCTGGACATCCCGTCGAGCGGCGACTACATTCTCGATGGCCGCCTCGTCAATACGCTCAACAATAACCAGCTCGCCGATGTCCGCAACAAGCGGATCGGGTTTGTCTTCCAGGCATTCAATCTCCTGCCGTATGCGACTGCGTATGAGAACATCGAACTACCCCTCCTGTTCGCGCGTGTCGGAAGCCGCAAACGCCGCGAACGAATTATTGAGCTCCTGGACCGGGTTGGGCTGGGGAACAAACTGAACAACAAGCCAACCGAGATGTCCGGCGGGGAGATGCAGCGAGTCGCAATTGCGCGCGCGCTGGCCAATGAGCCGGATATCCTCCTCGCCGATGAGCCCACCGGCAACCTGGACAGCAAGTCCGGCGGCGATATTGTCAAGCTGTTTCTGGATCTGTGGCGCGCCGGCAAAACGATCATCATCATCACCCACGACCAGAACATCGCCCGCCAAACCTCTCGCATCGTCCGCCTCAAAGACGGCTCCATCGACACCAACGGCAACGGCACCGGCAAGTAA
- a CDS encoding ABC transporter permease encodes MNLGLIISVFARDFRKQKKRITLTLVALSWGTISIMLLLGFGEGLHQQLSVNQRGMGEQIAVLWGGQTSKPYKGMGKGRPIRFLKEDVAYLQSRIPDLKNIGGEYHRWGVQLRYKDVVVSEHINGVYPNYEEMRNFIPLAGGRMINQTDMNLKRRTAFLGYELAKRLFGSLVPSELPKDEAKVRLSEAAVGKTILVNSMPFTVVGVMIDKMQMSSYEGNDQDLLAMPSTTFEALFGDPWLDNMVYQPRNARQMKDIEKQVYGALAAKYKFDPRDEPALSIWDTVEGMRELNNILFGIKIFLGIIGGLTLLIAGVGVANIMYVSIKERTREIGIKMAVGAKKAHVLWQFLLEALVITFTGGLLGMVVSYALTEGFKKVEIKSDVLDFMGRPTISWDIGITVVVILGIMGLISGLFPAMRASSVSPVESLRYE; translated from the coding sequence ATGAATCTGGGACTCATCATCAGTGTCTTCGCACGTGATTTTCGCAAACAGAAAAAACGGATCACGCTCACCCTGGTGGCGCTGAGTTGGGGAACCATCTCGATTATGCTTCTGCTGGGATTCGGCGAAGGCCTGCACCAGCAACTGTCGGTCAATCAGAGAGGGATGGGGGAGCAGATTGCCGTGCTCTGGGGCGGTCAGACCTCGAAACCATACAAGGGGATGGGCAAGGGGAGGCCGATACGATTTCTGAAGGAAGACGTGGCGTACTTGCAGAGCCGCATCCCCGATCTTAAGAACATCGGCGGCGAATACCACCGCTGGGGCGTGCAGCTTCGCTACAAGGACGTAGTGGTCAGCGAGCATATCAACGGCGTCTATCCCAACTACGAGGAGATGCGGAATTTCATCCCGCTGGCCGGCGGGCGCATGATCAACCAGACCGACATGAACCTCAAACGCCGCACCGCCTTTCTTGGCTACGAACTGGCCAAGCGCTTGTTCGGGTCCCTGGTGCCATCCGAACTGCCAAAGGACGAAGCCAAGGTGCGATTGTCGGAAGCTGCAGTGGGAAAGACCATCCTCGTCAATTCCATGCCGTTCACCGTGGTCGGAGTCATGATCGACAAGATGCAGATGTCCTCGTACGAGGGGAACGACCAGGACCTGTTGGCTATGCCCAGCACAACGTTCGAGGCCCTCTTTGGTGACCCCTGGCTTGATAACATGGTGTACCAGCCGCGCAACGCGCGCCAGATGAAAGATATCGAAAAGCAGGTGTATGGTGCGTTGGCAGCCAAGTACAAATTCGATCCCAGGGACGAACCGGCGCTCAGCATCTGGGATACGGTTGAGGGGATGCGCGAGCTCAACAATATCCTGTTTGGAATCAAAATTTTCCTCGGAATCATCGGTGGCCTCACTCTCTTGATTGCCGGTGTCGGTGTCGCGAATATCATGTATGTTTCCATCAAAGAGCGCACGCGCGAGATCGGCATCAAGATGGCCGTGGGTGCGAAGAAGGCGCATGTCCTGTGGCAGTTCTTGCTGGAAGCGCTCGTTATCACTTTCACCGGCGGCCTTCTCGGGATGGTCGTCAGCTACGCCCTTACCGAGGGATTCAAAAAAGTGGAGATCAAATCCGATGTGCTCGATTTTATGGGGCGTCCCACTATTTCGTGGGATATCGGAATTACCGTGGTCGTCATACTCGGCATTATGGGCTTGATCTCCGGCCTGTTTCCCGCCATGAGGGCCTCGTCAGTCAGTCCCGTGGAGTCATTGCGCTATGAATAA
- a CDS encoding ABC transporter permease, translated as MIPVLSFKQFFTDVRRQKLRTLLTTFGIFWGTCSIVLLFAFGKGLREQQIKSQKGLGDNIAIFWPGITAKDYKGLPKGRPINFTEEDVALIKSKATTLASISVEFSKWNTNVQYKKVSTLRQIKGIWPEFGDMRNVIPTFGSRFINDLDMQEKRRVIFIGNGLAKDLFSGEGTSAGWDSREYFPAEEAVGRTLLLDGTPFTVIGVMEPKTQNSSYGGRDSHSAFIPASTFRTMYSRRTPNNFVAQARPNVSMPTARKEILSIMGAKYRFDPDDREALSVWDTTEGIAFLKSFFGAFQMFLVGIGIATLITGGIGVSNIMHVVLEERTKEIGVKMALGATKMTIMAQFVMETLLITAIGGVCGFFFASGIVAVIPYLKLEDYIGTPSIDMWAGVLAIVLLGIIGFFAGIFPARRAANLQPVQALKLF; from the coding sequence ATGATTCCGGTTCTTTCGTTCAAACAGTTTTTCACCGACGTTCGACGGCAGAAACTTCGGACTCTGCTGACGACGTTTGGCATTTTCTGGGGGACATGTTCGATCGTGCTCCTGTTCGCGTTCGGCAAAGGACTGCGCGAACAGCAGATCAAATCGCAAAAAGGGCTGGGCGACAATATTGCCATTTTCTGGCCCGGCATTACCGCCAAGGATTACAAGGGATTGCCGAAAGGGAGACCCATCAATTTCACGGAAGAAGATGTTGCTCTCATCAAATCGAAAGCCACCACGCTGGCGAGTATCTCGGTGGAGTTCTCCAAGTGGAACACCAACGTCCAATACAAGAAAGTCTCGACCCTCCGACAGATAAAGGGCATCTGGCCGGAGTTTGGCGACATGCGCAATGTGATCCCCACTTTCGGCTCCCGATTTATCAACGACCTGGACATGCAGGAAAAACGGCGGGTTATATTCATCGGCAATGGTCTCGCCAAAGACCTTTTCTCCGGAGAGGGAACCTCGGCCGGTTGGGACTCGCGCGAATATTTCCCGGCCGAAGAAGCGGTTGGCAGGACGCTCCTCCTCGACGGCACTCCATTTACGGTGATCGGCGTCATGGAACCCAAAACACAAAACAGCTCCTACGGCGGGCGCGATTCGCACAGCGCCTTCATCCCGGCCTCGACCTTCCGCACCATGTATTCCCGCCGCACGCCAAACAACTTCGTGGCCCAGGCGAGACCGAATGTCTCCATGCCGACCGCCCGCAAAGAGATTCTCAGTATCATGGGGGCAAAATATCGCTTTGACCCGGACGACCGCGAAGCGTTGTCGGTGTGGGATACTACCGAGGGGATAGCCTTCCTCAAATCGTTTTTCGGCGCGTTTCAGATGTTCCTCGTGGGAATCGGTATCGCAACTCTCATCACGGGCGGCATCGGTGTCTCCAATATCATGCACGTGGTGCTCGAAGAACGAACGAAAGAGATTGGCGTGAAAATGGCGCTCGGCGCCACCAAAATGACTATTATGGCGCAGTTCGTTATGGAGACCTTGCTGATAACCGCCATTGGCGGTGTGTGCGGATTTTTCTTTGCGAGCGGCATCGTGGCGGTTATCCCGTACTTGAAGCTCGAGGATTATATCGGCACACCATCCATTGACATGTGGGCCGGCGTTCTCGCGATCGTCCTTTTGGGTATCATCGGCTTCTTCGCCGGTATATTTCCGGCCAGACGTGCCGCCAACCTTCAACCGGTTCAGGCGCTCAAGCTGTTCTGA
- a CDS encoding efflux RND transporter periplasmic adaptor subunit — MLKKALLIGIPLILVAAIVLFFARNGSAKKEDVVKTVPVKKGSIVDKALAVGKIDPRREISVKSKIGGIVRKIYVQVGDQVKTGDPLMDIAPDPTPIEYAEVKRQVELAEVTFDNIKTEFERTTSLRDKQLISSQEFDSKKADYEEAELRLKMAKEKLALTESGRTEVADRKVDNIIRSSISGMVLSLSVEEGDPVVPLTSYQAGTELMSLAYMEDLIFKGNVDEIDVGKLHAGMPAVIEIGAMPNDTVRGTLSLISPKAHKDQGSTLFEVEIAIGETGSRLLRAGYSANANIIINRKDSILMAPERLLKVSDTITTCEVQDSTGVVTTKTVKTGLSDGINMEITEGLNEGEMLVERPPKEIKPE; from the coding sequence ATGCTCAAGAAAGCACTCCTCATTGGTATTCCACTCATTCTGGTTGCGGCGATCGTGCTGTTTTTCGCCAGGAACGGCTCCGCCAAGAAGGAAGATGTTGTCAAGACCGTTCCGGTCAAGAAAGGCTCAATCGTGGACAAGGCGCTGGCGGTCGGAAAGATTGACCCCCGGCGTGAGATCTCCGTCAAATCCAAAATCGGCGGTATTGTCCGCAAAATCTATGTGCAGGTCGGAGACCAGGTAAAGACCGGCGATCCGCTTATGGACATCGCGCCAGACCCAACCCCCATTGAGTATGCCGAGGTGAAACGTCAGGTGGAACTGGCGGAGGTGACATTCGACAATATCAAGACCGAGTTCGAACGAACCACGTCACTTCGCGACAAACAACTGATTTCATCGCAGGAGTTTGATTCCAAGAAGGCTGACTATGAGGAAGCTGAACTCCGGTTGAAAATGGCCAAGGAAAAACTGGCCCTCACCGAATCCGGCCGCACCGAGGTGGCCGACCGAAAGGTGGACAACATTATTCGTTCCAGCATCTCCGGCATGGTGCTGTCACTGTCGGTTGAGGAGGGGGACCCGGTGGTGCCGCTGACGTCGTATCAGGCAGGTACCGAACTGATGAGTCTGGCATACATGGAAGACCTCATTTTCAAGGGGAATGTCGATGAGATCGATGTCGGCAAACTGCATGCGGGGATGCCGGCCGTTATCGAGATCGGCGCCATGCCGAATGACACCGTCCGCGGGACCCTGTCGCTTATCTCTCCCAAAGCGCACAAGGACCAGGGATCGACATTGTTCGAGGTCGAGATCGCCATCGGGGAGACCGGCAGCAGGCTGCTCCGAGCGGGATACAGCGCCAACGCCAATATCATCATCAATAGAAAAGACAGCATACTCATGGCGCCGGAGCGACTCCTCAAAGTATCGGACACGATTACCACCTGCGAGGTGCAGGACAGCACCGGTGTGGTGACCACCAAGACGGTCAAGACCGGCCTTTCCGACGGAATCAATATGGAGATAACGGAGGGACTGAACGAAGGGGAGATGCTGGTAGAACGTCCGCCCAAAGAGATCAAACCGGAATAG
- a CDS encoding DNA alkylation repair protein, with the protein MAEALASVYPRFNTEGYIAAAVRERFDTRELKERIKLLAALLQEFLPSDYRKAVDILIAAAPGLPIFENWIFTSYVEQFGLEHFEDSVAAMQELTKHGTGEFAIRPYIVRYPDKMVAVLEQWTSDPNEHVRRLAAEGSRPRGVWTMHIEAFRKDPKPVLKILEHLKADPSLYVRKAVANNLNDISKDYPDILLKTAVRWMKDKNPHTNWILKHACRSLIKKGVPGVFPLFGFTPSVQLGKVTLATSKRRVTIGAEFILTCRLVSKAARPQKLAIDYKIHYVKSNGRTQPKLFKWAEKRLPAGGSLELSTRHSFAERSTRRHFPGKHLVELIVNGRPLARTSFDLVRG; encoded by the coding sequence ATGGCGGAAGCATTGGCCAGCGTGTATCCGCGTTTCAATACCGAGGGGTACATCGCTGCCGCAGTGCGGGAGCGGTTCGATACCCGCGAGCTCAAAGAGCGGATCAAGCTCTTGGCCGCACTGTTGCAGGAGTTTCTGCCCAGCGACTACCGCAAGGCAGTCGATATCCTCATTGCCGCCGCACCGGGGCTTCCCATATTCGAAAACTGGATCTTCACCTCTTATGTCGAACAGTTCGGGCTGGAGCATTTTGAGGATTCAGTCGCTGCGATGCAGGAGCTCACCAAACACGGCACCGGCGAATTTGCGATCCGGCCGTACATTGTTAGGTATCCTGACAAGATGGTCGCGGTACTCGAACAATGGACCTCCGACCCGAACGAGCATGTTCGACGTCTCGCGGCTGAAGGAAGCCGTCCGCGAGGGGTCTGGACCATGCATATCGAGGCGTTCCGCAAGGACCCAAAACCCGTTCTGAAGATATTAGAGCATCTCAAAGCGGACCCTTCATTATATGTCCGTAAAGCGGTCGCGAATAACCTCAACGACATCTCCAAGGACTACCCCGACATCCTGCTCAAGACCGCCGTCCGGTGGATGAAAGACAAGAACCCGCACACCAACTGGATCCTGAAACATGCCTGCCGTTCACTGATCAAGAAGGGAGTACCAGGGGTGTTCCCGTTGTTCGGTTTCACTCCTTCGGTGCAGCTCGGCAAAGTGACGCTCGCCACTTCGAAGCGGCGAGTGACTATCGGTGCTGAGTTCATCCTGACCTGTCGTCTGGTATCCAAAGCTGCCCGGCCGCAGAAACTGGCAATCGACTACAAAATCCACTATGTTAAATCAAATGGTCGCACACAGCCTAAGCTTTTTAAGTGGGCCGAGAAGAGGCTCCCCGCCGGCGGATCGCTTGAGCTGAGCACGAGGCATTCATTCGCGGAGCGCTCCACCCGCCGCCATTTCCCCGGCAAACACCTGGTTGAACTGATCGTGAACGGGCGGCCGCTGGCCCGAACTTCGTTCGATCTGGTGCGCGGATAA